DNA from Deinococcus koreensis:
CCAGGTCACGGCCCTTACTCTTGTGTTCCGCCATGAACAGCCCAGGCCAGAGCAGATCAATTCGTCCCCGCCCGCTGCCCTTCTCCAGCCCCTTCACCTTGCGCTCGAAGGCAGCCACGCGGCGGCGGTCGATGCCGTACACCGCCAGGAATTCATTCCAGAAGGTCTGGGCCTCGGCGTTCTCTTTGGTGGCGTCGGCCCAGCGCTCGGCAAACTGCGCGGCACGGGTACGGATTTCATTCCAGGTGAGCATGTGCGCCACAGTCTCTCACTTGACTGGGCCGCTGTCGCCCAAGCCTGGCGACGCCACCCCTAACCCTGGGGGCAGGGGCAGAGTGGCCGCCTGCTTCCTTTTGGTAGCTGTGGCTCGCTCCTCTATCACTTGGGACAGCATCTCCGACCGGCTTAGGCCTGCGGCGGTCGCCCAGGCGTCGAGTTGCGCTTTCAGGTCTGGTGGGAGAGTGACGGTGAGCCGCTCATACTTCTTTTCAGTTTAATTTCCACAGCCTCTTCGGTGTTTTGTCATCACAACTCAAAACTTATCAATATTTGTTTGTGTATTCTATTCATAATGGTTTAGTAAGTGGGAGTAAAACGAGTGGAAGGTCAAGTCGTGACTCGTATTAAGTCACTGATGGTCAATCTATGAAAAGGAGATTCAGTTTACATGTTGAGTAGTAATGTCGAGTCAAATTCTATACGGTATTTTAGAATCTTGAATAATGACTGTTTCTTGATCGTTTTTTTGCAAAAATACTTTTAGACCTTTGTTTATTCTATGAAAATCACTGTTAGGCCCAACTCTAATAGATTTTATTGGTAATTTTAAGTCCTCTGATTTTAGAATCAGATGTGGGACAAATATTCCATTTTGGACTCTGTACGACAAGCCTTCATGTCCAAGAAAATCAAGTATTCCAAAACTCGCCCGCACTTCAGATTCTTCTCTAAAATTATAATTTTTAAGCAATCCCAAATAGTCGGACAGGAATCTAAGACAATGGTTTGAGCAGGTAGCGTCTTCAGATACGCCAAACTCAATAAGTTTATCATAATATTCCTGTATAATGTTGCGTAATAGCGCTGACTTTTCAGGTCTTGAATACATGACGTTATCGAAAATATTCAATATAATCATATTTGCTCTTTGAGCAGAATTGAAGAATTCGCCTAACTTATCAATATCAAACTCTATACAGAAACCTACTGATGTACTACCATATCCTCGCCATTGACTTAATTGGTCACCATTGTTAGTAAAGCAAATTAGGTAAGTAGAATTAGCAGACTCATCATCTTCGTCAGATTTTAGACTCGCCACAAACTCTTTGTAAGTTGGGTCTGTTCGTGGTTGTTCAAGAATTTCATCGACAACTCTATTCTTTTCTTTTATACCATGCACTATTTCCTCTTTGTCGTTGAGAAAGTTAGCACTTGTAGCCCATAGAGAATTAGTTTCTACAATCCCTTTAAGCCCAGCAGCTGTTGTATAATGAAAAACAGATGCACTGTCTTTTCGGTGTATTGAACTCTTCCTTTCTATGAGAGAGGAGATCTTGAGTCGTATAGAACTAGCTATACTTCCATAGATTTTATAATCTTCTGACATTCCTTAAAAAGTATCATGTTCGTCCGCCGGGGGGTGATTAGCAGCTGAATTGCTTCCCCCTCCCCGAATTGGTGTTAAGGGTGAGAAAACTGGCCCCTTTTTACCCGGCTAAAATCTCATAATATTTTCTCACCTAAAGCTATTTAGGGGAAAAGTTGAGGATTTTGGAATGGTTGGTGAGGGGGTGTTATGCCAGTGGAGCTCAATTCTGACCGGAGGGCACTGCAAGCCAGATTTATTGACGACGGCGCAGGTTTGCATCGATGCGATGGAATGTGCGCCGCTCTGGGTGGAGCTTGCTGCCGTCAAATTCACGCAGACTAACGTCGTTGCCAATAGAACAGAATCTCTTGCTGATTAATGATCACAATTTTACTCTTTATGCTTGTATAAAGGATTTTACCATAGTGGGTAAGATAAGTAGTTTGCAATGCAACAAGTCATATATTATAACAATTTGAATATGGAAAAACAATTTTACTTCTTCCAGCATTTGCATAAAAGAATCCAATAGCGTGTGCCTCTTTAAATACGGCTTGAGTAGGCTCCTCCAAATAGTAACTAGAAATAGAGCTCAGAGCTCTACTCAGAATACTACTTATCTGAGCTGGGGAGTGCAAACGTCGAGCTGATATATTTGTATCCAACAAGTAGAAATGGGGTAAAGTATTTGTAAGATTCTACAAGTTTTTGTGCACCTTCAGCCATCTCAATACATTTCTTCCAAATTTCCCAAACATCTGCCTCGCTATCTCCGGTCTTCTGATCCATAATAACGTTCTGAACATTTTGGCCAAGCAGCATATCAATATTATTAAGCATTTTTTCAGGGCCAATATAATTTATTCTATTAATGCCATCTAGAATTGCAAGCAGAGTTTGAATCAATTTATCCCTGACAGAATCATCAAGGCTAGATCTGTGGATAAAATCTATGATTTCATTTATTTTTTCACTTATAGCATTTATTTCATCTAAAGGTATTATGCTTTCTATCTCTTTATCAGCTAGATTGTCACCTACGAGCTCAACTCTAGCTAAGACTTCATTAGAAAAGCCATGAATTATGTCCGCGTGATCATTTATAGTGTTGGATATATATAAATCCACAACGGTCTGAATATTAGCAATATTACTTTCTAAAGCTCTCTTAGGAGAGTTTTTTGTCACATACTCAAGAGTCTTTAGGCATATTTTATGCATTTCAGAATAGTCTTCTATCATTTCCAAAAGACTATAACCATTTTCAGGAACTTCTCTTCCCAGTGAGTAAGATATACACGGGCCTAGTTTAAAATGCCCATCTCCTCTTCTATATTTACTCATCTCATCGGGGAATTCATAGTTTTTAATCTGCTTAGTTATTTTTATTAGTCTAGACAACGGACTAACAGTTTGTGCGGCCACGTCTTCAGTCATTCGCTCTCCATGTGCGTTCCTGTAGTTTTCACTCTACAAGCCAGCAGGGCCGCTGGTTGGCGCAATTCTCCCCACTCCTGCCGATCTACGTCCAGCCGGGCCAGCTGCGCCGCGAGCACCTGCAACCCCCCCCGCCCCTGGATCTCTGCCGACCAGGCGTTCCAGATCAGCCGGCAGTACCATCGCCGGGAGTGCTCGTCATTCAGGGCCCGTGCCAGGGCTGCTCCCAGGATGCCCACCAACGCCGCTCGCTTCGTGACGTGCGCCTCAGCCACCGTCGGCAACAGGTAAATGACGTCTTGCACAGTCTGGACAGCCTCTCCCAGCTCGTCCGCCGAGAATATCCGGGGGTCAGTGAATAACGGGGGGTTGACCTGTCCCGGAATAACGGCCCACGCCTGTAACTGTCTTCTCAGGTACTGAGAACTTATAGAAGACTTACTGGTAGTCCGTTGACTCATGTGTTTGAGGCCGTTCCAGTCGGTATTCACGAGGTGTACAGGGGCAATCCTTGCCCACGTGCGACCCTGGCAAGCAAGCACCTCAGTCGTTGAGGTGGTCGATCGCCAGAAAAGGCCCTCCAGGCGCGCCACACCCAGATAAACGGCTCTAACCAGAGGCGAACATGCCTCAATAACACGCTCCAACTCGGCGGGTGCGCGGCACCCGCCTTACCCTCGCGCTGGTCTTTTTCTGCCCCTTGCGACTGCGATGCCCACCAATACAGGAAGCAGAAGGCAGCACAGACCAGACTCCAGTGTCGCCTCAAGGCCAGATCCGATCTGGCCTGGCACTGCGCCCAGCCCAGATGCTGCTTGACCTCGCGGTAGGCCTGCTCGATGCGTGGCCGCCGGGCATAGAGCAGGGCGATCTCGACGGGTGTGGCGGCGGGCCCTGGGGCCCGCCCAGGCGACGTATCCTCCTCCGCGACCCGAAGGTTAGAGATCAGGTATTCCGTGGTCTCTTCAGATAACGCCACAGGATCCGACGTCACCACGACCAACCGGAAACTCTTTGTGGTGCCAAAGGGCCCACCGTCCACTTCAACCACCCACTTCACCTCGGTATGGCCGTCGGCATACGTGCGGGTGAACGGGTGCCACGCGACTGGCGCTGCGCGCAGCGCCAGTTCTTCGACCCCACCCGGTTCATCCTCGAAATGCCACCACGTGTGGGAGGCAGGCAACGTCATCACGAAGGGAATGTGCTGACGGAGCAGATGCGTCTGGAACACCTCGTTGCGGCCATACAGGCAATCGGCCACGACGGCCCGGAACGGCCAGTCGTGGCGGACAGCGTCGATGAGTTCCACCGCCAGTTGGGGCTTCGTGCGGAACCCAGGATCGGCCTGTTTCCTGGGGAAATGATGGGCCGGGGTGTAGGGCACCAATCCAAGGGGAAAGTACCCCTGCGGCGTGTCGTACAGCACATGGACGGTCACGATGCCTGAGTCGACTTTGCCCAGACTCCCCAGGTATTGGCGACCAACATGCGCGGTGTGGGTGCCGTATTTGC
Protein-coding regions in this window:
- a CDS encoding DUF2971 domain-containing protein — its product is MSEDYKIYGSIASSIRLKISSLIERKSSIHRKDSASVFHYTTAAGLKGIVETNSLWATSANFLNDKEEIVHGIKEKNRVVDEILEQPRTDPTYKEFVASLKSDEDDESANSTYLICFTNNGDQLSQWRGYGSTSVGFCIEFDIDKLGEFFNSAQRANMIILNIFDNVMYSRPEKSALLRNIIQEYYDKLIEFGVSEDATCSNHCLRFLSDYLGLLKNYNFREESEVRASFGILDFLGHEGLSYRVQNGIFVPHLILKSEDLKLPIKSIRVGPNSDFHRINKGLKVFLQKNDQETVIIQDSKIPYRI
- a CDS encoding IS701 family transposase encodes the protein MDGDGLVAEPLEQYCALLDGIFTRQAQRTALRLYLQGLLLGTERHKTATGLANTEPGKVGSHHKAAQRLQWFLSESTWNPDDLHQVRLNLMRTVARTAPTVDAVLVIDETGDRKYGTHTAHVGRQYLGSLGKVDSGIVTVHVLYDTPQGYFPLGLVPYTPAHHFPRKQADPGFRTKPQLAVELIDAVRHDWPFRAVVADCLYGRNEVFQTHLLRQHIPFVMTLPASHTWWHFEDEPGGVEELALRAAPVAWHPFTRTYADGHTEVKWVVEVDGGPFGTTKSFRLVVVTSDPVALSEETTEYLISNLRVAEEDTSPGRAPGPAATPVEIALLYARRPRIEQAYREVKQHLGWAQCQARSDLALRRHWSLVCAAFCFLYWWASQSQGAEKDQREGKAGAAHPPSWSVLLRHVRLWLEPFIWVWRAWRAFSGDRPPQRLRCLLARVARGQGLPLYTS